In Planctomycetota bacterium, the following proteins share a genomic window:
- a CDS encoding DUF1501 domain-containing protein, with protein sequence MSRRHFMSHLSTATMLTAPVAHWFIDALRAGAADMRRHHKAAILLFMEGGPATIDIWDLKPGQPTGGQFKPISTSGGGQISEHLPLLAKQMHHLSIVRSMSTREADHQRGRYYMHTGYVPNPNIEHPSYGAVIAHELAGHAGSLDVPPFISIGGASIGPGFLGMSFAPLVVDSNGDVRNLKTSLDTGRLTQRMQALGTLERSFAGQDRGEAAVEHGKVLQSTVNLMTSQQLSAFKVNSEPAAVLERYGAGGSGGGGGGGGNRRNAAFGKGCLMARRLVEAGVPFVEVDFGGWDDHQDVFSKLKDRLPVMDQAMSALVEDLNQRGMWKDTVVIWMGDFGRTPRINGRGGRDHWARSWSVVVGGGGFRSGEVVGKTNVDGTAVEGDPYTSQDLMASVLKSLGISLETTFTSKNNRPMKIANSGRVIRELFA encoded by the coding sequence ATGTCGCGCCGGCACTTCATGTCGCACCTGTCGACGGCCACCATGTTGACCGCCCCGGTGGCCCATTGGTTCATCGACGCCCTGCGCGCCGGCGCGGCCGACATGCGCCGCCATCACAAGGCCGCCATCCTGCTGTTCATGGAAGGTGGTCCGGCCACGATCGACATCTGGGACTTGAAGCCCGGCCAGCCGACCGGCGGCCAGTTCAAGCCCATCAGCACGTCGGGCGGCGGACAGATTTCCGAGCATCTGCCGCTGCTGGCCAAGCAGATGCACCATCTGTCGATTGTCCGCTCGATGAGCACCCGCGAGGCCGATCACCAGCGGGGGCGCTATTACATGCACACCGGCTACGTGCCGAACCCGAACATCGAGCATCCCAGTTACGGCGCCGTCATCGCCCACGAGTTGGCTGGCCACGCCGGCTCGCTCGACGTGCCGCCGTTCATCTCGATTGGCGGCGCGAGCATTGGCCCCGGCTTTTTGGGAATGAGCTTCGCGCCGTTGGTGGTCGACAGCAACGGCGACGTGCGGAACTTGAAAACTTCGCTCGACACGGGCCGCCTGACCCAGCGGATGCAGGCCCTCGGCACGCTTGAACGCTCGTTCGCCGGCCAGGATCGTGGCGAGGCCGCCGTCGAGCACGGCAAAGTGCTGCAAAGCACGGTCAACCTGATGACGAGCCAGCAGCTTTCGGCCTTCAAGGTGAACAGCGAACCGGCGGCCGTGCTGGAACGCTACGGCGCTGGGGGAAGCGGGGGCGGCGGAGGTGGCGGCGGCAATCGTCGCAACGCCGCCTTTGGCAAGGGCTGTTTGATGGCGCGCCGGCTGGTCGAAGCGGGTGTCCCGTTCGTCGAAGTTGATTTCGGCGGCTGGGACGATCACCAAGACGTCTTCTCCAAGCTGAAGGACCGGTTGCCGGTGATGGACCAGGCGATGAGCGCCCTGGTCGAAGACCTGAACCAGCGTGGCATGTGGAAAGACACCGTCGTCATTTGGATGGGCGACTTCGGCCGCACGCCGCGCATCAACGGCCGCGGCGGTCGCGACCACTGGGCCCGTAGTTGGAGCGTCGTGGTCGGCGGCGGCGGCTTCCGCAGCGGCGAAGTGGTTGGCAAGACCAACGTCGATGGCACCGCGGTCGAGGGCGATCCTTACACGTCGCAAGACCTGATGGCCTCGGTCCTGAAGTCGCTGGGCATCTCGCTGGAAACGACCTTCACCAGCAAGAACAACCGCCCGATGAAAATCGCCAACAGCGGGCGCGTGATCAGAGAGTTGTTCGCGTAG
- a CDS encoding cupin domain-containing protein, whose protein sequence is MDIRQLDAVPAFTTKDGSEIRELLAYRNSCIAKQSLAEARVPPGGTTTLHYHPVTEEIYYILAGEGQMRLADELRTVGPGDAIAIPPGMIHQISNTGDETLALLCCCVPAYEHHDTVLVDASNG, encoded by the coding sequence ATGGACATCCGCCAGCTCGACGCCGTGCCGGCCTTTACCACCAAGGACGGCTCGGAAATCCGCGAATTGCTGGCCTATCGCAACTCGTGCATCGCCAAGCAGAGCCTGGCCGAAGCCCGGGTGCCGCCAGGGGGGACCACCACGTTGCACTACCACCCGGTGACCGAGGAGATCTATTACATCCTCGCTGGCGAGGGGCAGATGCGCCTGGCCGACGAGCTGCGCACGGTGGGGCCCGGCGATGCCATCGCCATTCCGCCGGGCATGATTCATCAGATATCCAACACCGGCGACGAGACGCTCGCGCTGCTCTGCTGCTGCGTGCCGGCCTACGAGCACCACGACACCGTGTTGGTCGACGCATCGAACGGCTAG
- a CDS encoding DUF4339 domain-containing protein has protein sequence MDDGPWFCAIAGEEIGPLDGHGLRELVQTGALGADDQVRHGHDGPWRLAKDVPGLLGGFVKADDDVILGETTWASSDHWQERAAGTRIEFPGKPGSPKGAPMPAVAQPNARAGAVDAPVVLYAAAPEGPPAWLKPVLMVAMVLIGLIIVGVAGLMIYLNQGR, from the coding sequence ATGGACGACGGGCCTTGGTTTTGCGCGATTGCCGGTGAAGAGATCGGGCCATTGGACGGCCACGGGCTGCGCGAACTCGTCCAGACCGGCGCGCTCGGTGCCGACGACCAAGTCCGGCATGGCCACGACGGCCCGTGGCGCTTGGCCAAAGACGTGCCCGGCTTGCTGGGGGGCTTTGTCAAAGCGGACGATGACGTGATCCTGGGCGAAACCACCTGGGCCAGTAGCGATCACTGGCAAGAGCGCGCCGCAGGCACGCGCATTGAGTTCCCCGGCAAACCTGGTTCGCCGAAAGGTGCGCCAATGCCTGCCGTCGCGCAACCCAACGCCCGCGCCGGGGCGGTCGATGCCCCGGTCGTATTGTACGCCGCCGCGCCCGAGGGACCGCCGGCCTGGCTCAAGCCGGTGCTGATGGTCGCGATGGTGCTAATTGGTCTGATCATCGTCGGTGTGGCCGGGTTGATGATCTATCTGAACCAAGGGCGTTAG
- a CDS encoding VTT domain-containing protein, with translation MTVHGPLLRWTVTIVVVLLIPIVPLIGLGHAFEDQITDWVTETVSPPAFAGLLIGTLVADVFLPVPSSVVCTLAGARLGFWTGAGAAWLGMNLGSLGSFLLARWLGRKIVRRWTSADDLARMEELVHRRGALVIVLTRGLPVLSEAAVLLLGSMHLAWRTFLPAVLLSNLGLASAYALLGWLAYEEHQLPAAIAASIALPLLATWLMRQRWKASRVNQSLDA, from the coding sequence ATGACTGTTCACGGCCCACTGCTACGCTGGACCGTGACGATCGTTGTGGTGCTGCTGATCCCCATCGTCCCGCTCATCGGACTGGGGCACGCCTTTGAAGACCAGATCACCGACTGGGTGACCGAGACCGTCTCGCCGCCGGCGTTCGCCGGGCTGCTTATTGGCACGCTGGTGGCCGATGTGTTCCTGCCGGTGCCGTCGAGCGTGGTCTGCACGCTGGCCGGAGCGAGGCTCGGCTTTTGGACCGGCGCGGGGGCGGCCTGGCTGGGAATGAACCTAGGCTCGCTGGGAAGTTTTCTGTTGGCCCGTTGGCTGGGGCGCAAGATCGTGCGGCGCTGGACCTCGGCCGACGATCTGGCGCGGATGGAAGAGCTGGTCCACCGGCGCGGCGCATTGGTGATCGTGCTGACGCGCGGCTTGCCGGTGCTGTCCGAAGCGGCGGTGCTGTTGTTGGGGTCGATGCACCTGGCCTGGCGGACGTTTCTGCCGGCGGTGCTGCTGAGCAACCTGGGGCTGGCGTCGGCTTACGCCCTGCTGGGCTGGCTGGCCTATGAGGAACATCAACTACCGGCCGCGATCGCGGCATCGATCGCCTTGCCGCTGTTGGCGACGTGGCTGATGCGCCAGCGGTGGAAGGCTTCGCGCGTGAATCAGTCCCTCGACGCCTAA
- a CDS encoding sugar phosphate isomerase/epimerase, producing MSRPVTLFTGQWADMKLADLARKAAEFGYQGIELACWGDHFDVGQALKDSGYCAAKRDLLERHDLQVFAISNHLVGQAVCDVIDERHKSILPPHVWGDGKPAGVNQRAAEEMKATARAAQKLGIGVVNGFTGSSIWHLLYSFPPVPQKMIDDGYKQFAERWNPILDVFAECGVKFALEVHPTEIAFDLYSAEAALKALDYREEFGFNFDPSHLIWQGVDPVEFIRAFPDRIYHMHVKDAIVTLNGRTGILASHINFGDPRRGWDFRSPGRGGVNFEEIIRALNQVNYQGPLSVEWEDSGMDREAGAREAAEFVKKLDFVPSKLAFDAAFEKK from the coding sequence ATGTCGCGACCGGTAACGCTGTTCACGGGCCAATGGGCCGATATGAAGTTGGCCGACCTGGCTCGGAAAGCGGCCGAGTTCGGTTATCAGGGAATCGAACTGGCTTGCTGGGGCGACCACTTCGACGTGGGCCAGGCGCTGAAGGACAGCGGCTACTGCGCCGCCAAGCGCGATCTGCTGGAACGTCACGATCTGCAAGTGTTTGCCATCAGCAATCACCTGGTCGGTCAGGCCGTGTGCGACGTGATCGACGAGCGTCACAAGTCGATCCTGCCGCCGCACGTCTGGGGCGACGGCAAGCCGGCCGGCGTGAATCAGCGCGCCGCCGAGGAAATGAAGGCCACGGCCCGGGCGGCCCAGAAGCTGGGCATTGGCGTGGTCAACGGCTTTACCGGGTCGAGCATTTGGCACTTGCTCTATTCGTTCCCGCCGGTGCCGCAAAAGATGATCGACGACGGCTATAAGCAGTTCGCCGAGCGCTGGAACCCGATTCTCGACGTGTTCGCCGAGTGTGGCGTGAAGTTCGCGCTGGAAGTCCACCCGACCGAGATCGCGTTCGACTTGTACTCGGCCGAAGCGGCGCTCAAGGCGCTCGACTACCGCGAGGAGTTTGGCTTCAACTTCGATCCCAGCCACCTGATTTGGCAAGGGGTCGACCCGGTCGAGTTCATCCGCGCTTTCCCGGATCGCATTTATCACATGCACGTCAAGGACGCCATTGTCACGCTCAACGGGCGGACTGGCATCCTGGCCAGCCATATCAACTTTGGCGATCCGCGGCGCGGCTGGGACTTCCGCTCGCCGGGGCGCGGCGGCGTGAACTTCGAGGAGATCATTCGCGCCCTGAACCAGGTCAACTACCAGGGCCCGCTGTCGGTCGAATGGGAAGACTCGGGCATGGACCGCGAAGCCGGCGCCCGCGAAGCGGCCGAGTTCGTCAAGAAGTTGGACTTCGTGCCGAGTAAGTTGGCGTTCGACGCCGCGTTCGAGAAGAAATAG
- a CDS encoding glycosyltransferase — translation MLETLHVWLPNLPGPAGGIQRFSACLLRALEGCGQVRQTRVIIKNDPVERGAAQRGSISFHTAGGYPVALRTTAFAGLASWLALRERPDLIISVHANFSPLAALLKRRLGIPYWIVAHGVEVWKLNGDRVGPALLNADRVLPVSSVTRQRLLTQLPFEQSRITELPNTLAAEQFQLGPKPEFLLRRHGLRPDQPVLLTIARLVETERYKGNDQVLRALPAIRQAVPGVRYIIGGRGPERGRLERLAAELKVTDCVTFTGFIPDTELADYYRLADVFAMPSNGEGFGIVFLEAMASGKPVLAGNQDGSVDALKQGELGVLVDPHDVSAIAEASVQLLQRTHPHPLVYRPDALRQAMLDAFGPERFQQRVTELLTSFEAAR, via the coding sequence ATGCTTGAAACGCTTCACGTTTGGTTGCCAAACTTGCCCGGCCCGGCCGGCGGCATCCAACGGTTCTCGGCGTGCCTGTTGCGGGCGCTGGAGGGATGCGGCCAAGTGCGCCAGACGCGCGTGATCATCAAGAATGATCCCGTCGAAAGGGGCGCGGCCCAGCGCGGCTCGATCAGTTTTCATACGGCCGGTGGTTATCCCGTGGCCTTGCGCACCACGGCATTTGCAGGGTTGGCGTCTTGGCTGGCGCTGCGCGAGCGGCCCGACTTGATCATTTCGGTACACGCGAACTTCTCGCCGTTGGCGGCGCTGTTGAAACGCCGGCTAGGGATTCCTTATTGGATTGTCGCTCACGGGGTTGAAGTCTGGAAGTTGAACGGCGATCGCGTGGGGCCGGCGCTGCTGAACGCTGATCGGGTGTTGCCGGTCAGCAGCGTGACGCGCCAGCGGCTGCTGACCCAGTTGCCGTTTGAGCAATCGCGAATCACCGAGTTGCCCAACACGCTGGCGGCCGAGCAATTCCAACTCGGCCCCAAGCCCGAGTTTCTGCTCCGCCGGCATGGCTTGCGGCCGGACCAGCCGGTGTTGTTGACCATTGCCCGGCTGGTCGAGACCGAACGGTACAAGGGCAATGACCAGGTGCTTCGCGCGCTGCCCGCCATTCGCCAGGCGGTGCCCGGGGTGCGTTACATCATCGGCGGCCGCGGACCCGAGCGTGGGCGACTCGAGCGGCTGGCCGCCGAATTGAAGGTGACCGATTGCGTGACGTTCACCGGCTTCATTCCCGACACCGAACTGGCCGATTACTACCGGTTGGCCGATGTGTTTGCCATGCCCAGCAACGGCGAAGGCTTCGGCATTGTATTCCTCGAAGCAATGGCTTCCGGCAAGCCGGTGCTGGCCGGAAACCAGGACGGCTCGGTTGACGCCTTGAAGCAGGGCGAACTGGGCGTGTTGGTCGATCCGCACGATGTCTCGGCCATTGCGGAGGCGTCGGTCCAACTGCTCCAGAGAACTCACCCGCATCCGTTGGTCTATCGGCCCGACGCCCTGCGCCAGGCGATGCTCGACGCCTTCGGCCCCGAGCGGTTCCAACAGCGCGTGACCGAACTGTTGACGAGCTTTGAAGCGGCACGCTAA
- a CDS encoding RsmD family RNA methyltransferase, translating to MKRSRPTSPTSRRSPAKGDDSPNVDSPPRIIGGELRGKRLCYSGDLRTRPMKDRVREAVFNLLGLTVKGRHALDLFAGTGALGFEALSRGAARATFFEQHFPTADLIGRSAEALGVLAQCQVLPANTFIQFRRAEPIPNITDPAQPWVVFVSPPYAFYVEREAEMLTLLNTVIERAPPGSMVVVEADKQFDFAKLPDADHWNIRDYSPAIVGLWPAKTRE from the coding sequence ATGAAACGATCGCGTCCAACCTCGCCCACGTCGCGCCGCTCGCCAGCGAAAGGTGACGACAGCCCCAACGTCGACAGCCCGCCGCGGATTATCGGCGGCGAACTGCGTGGGAAGCGTCTCTGTTATAGCGGAGATTTGCGGACGCGCCCCATGAAAGATCGGGTCCGCGAAGCGGTTTTTAACCTTCTCGGCCTAACTGTCAAGGGTCGGCACGCCTTGGACTTGTTCGCGGGCACCGGCGCCTTGGGCTTCGAGGCCCTGAGTCGCGGCGCGGCACGCGCCACCTTTTTCGAGCAGCACTTTCCCACGGCCGATTTGATCGGCCGCTCGGCCGAGGCGCTGGGCGTGCTGGCACAGTGCCAGGTGCTGCCAGCCAACACGTTCATCCAGTTCCGCCGAGCCGAGCCGATTCCCAACATCACCGACCCTGCCCAGCCCTGGGTGGTATTCGTGTCGCCACCGTATGCGTTCTACGTCGAACGCGAAGCCGAGATGCTCACCTTGCTGAACACCGTGATCGAACGCGCGCCGCCAGGATCGATGGTGGTGGTCGAGGCGGACAAGCAGTTCGATTTCGCCAAGCTGCCCGACGCCGACCACTGGAACATACGCGACTATTCGCCAGCGATTGTCGGCCTGTGGCCAGCCAAAACGCGCGAATGA
- a CDS encoding FkbM family methyltransferase — MPAARSILRFLTRRLRDIPLTRSLAARLRGLYRRQDELVTLTDVDGNLKMKVAINDHIGGDIFWYGGYNRHMLPVFDQLLKPGMLALDVGANIGEVSLALGKRVGRKGQVFAFEPMHEILGLLRENLALNPGLPIEAVPLGLAARSGVAAMYADTTSDTVGEKNLGTGSLFKHCETEESSQQVQLTTIDEFVARRGLSRVDMIKLDIEGAELSALQGSRRTLETYRPWLIIEVQAGTCEMAGYQAREILELLEPLGYRFQKIKRGGRLSTLTAASLGRFQNVLCVPGSRANLGRLAA; from the coding sequence ATGCCAGCCGCTCGCTCGATCTTGCGATTCTTGACCCGTCGTTTGCGTGACATTCCGCTCACACGATCGCTGGCGGCGCGGCTGCGCGGACTGTATCGGCGCCAGGACGAGCTCGTCACGCTGACCGATGTCGATGGCAACCTAAAGATGAAGGTAGCCATCAACGATCATATTGGCGGCGATATCTTCTGGTATGGCGGCTACAACCGGCACATGCTGCCAGTGTTCGACCAACTTCTCAAGCCGGGCATGTTGGCGCTCGACGTGGGCGCCAACATCGGCGAAGTGTCCTTGGCTCTGGGCAAACGCGTGGGACGCAAGGGGCAGGTCTTTGCCTTCGAGCCCATGCACGAAATCCTGGGGTTGCTGCGCGAGAATCTGGCCCTCAATCCAGGCTTGCCGATCGAAGCGGTGCCCCTGGGCTTGGCGGCGCGGAGTGGCGTGGCCGCGATGTACGCCGACACGACGAGCGATACGGTCGGCGAAAAGAATCTGGGGACCGGCTCGTTGTTCAAGCATTGCGAAACCGAAGAGTCATCCCAGCAGGTTCAATTGACGACCATCGACGAGTTTGTCGCCCGGCGCGGACTGTCGCGCGTCGACATGATCAAGCTGGACATTGAAGGCGCCGAGCTTTCGGCGCTGCAGGGATCGCGACGGACGCTCGAAACGTACCGGCCCTGGCTGATCATTGAGGTGCAAGCCGGCACGTGCGAAATGGCTGGCTATCAGGCGCGCGAGATTCTCGAACTGCTCGAGCCGTTGGGCTATCGGTTCCAGAAGATCAAGCGCGGCGGCCGCCTTTCGACGTTGACGGCGGCTAGCCTGGGCCGGTTTCAGAACGTGCTCTGCGTGCCAGGCTCGCGCGCCAATCTCGGCCGGCTGGCCGCGTAG
- a CDS encoding DUF1549 domain-containing protein, whose product MGGNTLDRFVRARSLATWAAVVGLQVAIVAVFTNVATAADPPTAGKKMSARQKLAAAAAKNNSGTKNNASGKSNVAAKNDAPKKLPPTLATASGPRTIKNWSAVSSSGIRDEELVAFIDEQIRAGWAGSELKPSGKATDNEWCRRVYLDVLGRVPTVEEIRQFSLEAPTTKKIALLNRLLESEEYSEDYAANWTTIWTNLLIGRPPARPNRRDPTSREGMQQYLRRSFLANKPWDTMVSEMVSATGTTSPGSPDYNGATNFLIGKLQENDIEATAKTAKFFLGLQVQCTQCHNHPFNDWKQEQFWSLNAFFRQTRSAVERNGRDIQYARLKNEDFKGEGSTPRDAEIYFELRNGTLQVAYPMFIDGTRLPTSGYIKDVDRRTELARLIVKSDYLGKAIVNRMWGHFLGYGFTKPVDDFGPHNQPSHPELLERLGHEFAAQGHDLKRLIRWICLSEAYGLSSKMTADNKKDDPALGERPRFSHFYLRQMQAEQLYDSLVVITNEHKRPGTYEEKQDRKQNVLRQFTLTFGNADGEDATTFNGTIPQTLMMMNGDMIEQTISIGRDSFLRRLAAGASEHEAVDLLFLASLGRKPTQADAAMARSLLGTRRDKLDGYQDLLWALLNCNEFIFIH is encoded by the coding sequence ATGGGCGGAAACACCCTGGATCGATTCGTTAGGGCTCGCAGCCTGGCAACCTGGGCTGCGGTGGTCGGGCTGCAGGTCGCGATCGTGGCGGTCTTCACGAACGTCGCCACGGCCGCCGATCCTCCCACCGCTGGGAAGAAGATGAGCGCCCGGCAAAAGCTGGCTGCGGCCGCCGCCAAGAACAACTCCGGCACGAAGAACAATGCGTCCGGCAAGAGCAACGTCGCCGCCAAGAACGACGCGCCTAAGAAGCTGCCGCCGACGTTGGCCACTGCCTCCGGCCCCAGGACCATCAAGAATTGGAGCGCGGTCTCCTCGAGCGGCATTCGGGACGAAGAGCTTGTCGCCTTCATCGACGAGCAAATCAGGGCTGGCTGGGCGGGAAGCGAACTGAAGCCCTCGGGCAAGGCCACCGACAACGAGTGGTGTCGGCGCGTCTACCTGGATGTTCTCGGCCGCGTTCCCACGGTCGAAGAGATTCGTCAGTTTTCGCTTGAAGCGCCGACAACTAAGAAGATCGCGCTGCTGAACCGGTTGCTCGAATCCGAAGAGTACAGCGAGGACTATGCGGCGAACTGGACGACCATTTGGACCAATCTGCTGATCGGTCGCCCGCCGGCCCGCCCCAATCGCCGCGATCCGACCAGCCGCGAAGGGATGCAGCAGTATCTGCGCCGCTCGTTCCTGGCTAACAAGCCGTGGGACACGATGGTCAGTGAGATGGTCTCGGCCACCGGCACCACGTCGCCGGGCTCGCCCGACTATAACGGCGCGACGAACTTTCTGATCGGCAAGCTGCAAGAGAACGACATCGAAGCGACGGCCAAGACGGCGAAGTTCTTCCTGGGCCTTCAGGTGCAATGCACCCAGTGCCACAACCATCCGTTCAACGATTGGAAGCAAGAACAGTTCTGGAGCCTGAACGCCTTTTTCCGCCAGACACGCTCGGCGGTCGAACGCAACGGGCGCGACATTCAATACGCCCGGCTCAAGAACGAGGACTTCAAGGGCGAGGGCTCCACGCCCCGCGACGCCGAAATCTATTTCGAGCTTCGCAACGGCACGCTGCAGGTCGCCTACCCGATGTTCATCGATGGCACGCGCTTGCCGACCAGCGGCTACATCAAGGACGTCGACCGGCGAACCGAGTTGGCCCGACTGATCGTTAAGAGTGACTACCTGGGCAAGGCGATCGTCAACCGGATGTGGGGGCACTTCCTCGGCTACGGCTTTACCAAGCCGGTCGATGATTTCGGCCCGCACAACCAGCCGTCGCATCCCGAGTTGCTCGAACGATTGGGTCACGAGTTTGCCGCCCAGGGGCATGACCTGAAGCGGTTGATTCGCTGGATTTGCCTGAGCGAAGCCTATGGCTTGTCGAGCAAGATGACGGCCGACAACAAGAAAGACGACCCGGCGCTCGGCGAACGGCCCCGGTTCAGCCACTTCTACCTGCGCCAGATGCAAGCCGAGCAGTTATACGATTCGCTGGTCGTGATCACCAACGAGCACAAGCGCCCTGGCACATACGAGGAAAAGCAGGATCGCAAGCAGAACGTGCTGCGGCAGTTCACCCTGACGTTTGGCAACGCCGACGGCGAAGACGCCACCACGTTCAACGGTACGATTCCACAGACGTTGATGATGATGAACGGCGACATGATCGAGCAAACGATCTCGATCGGCCGCGATTCTTTCCTGCGCCGACTGGCGGCTGGAGCCAGCGAGCACGAAGCGGTCGACTTGCTGTTTCTGGCCTCGCTGGGTCGCAAGCCGACCCAGGCCGACGCCGCCATGGCTCGGTCGCTATTGGGTACGAGGCGCGACAAGTTGGACGGCTATCAGGACCTGTTGTGGGCTCTGCTGAACTGCAACGAGTTTATTTTCATTCATTAA
- a CDS encoding DUF1080 domain-containing protein has product MSFARRASLVFVLCAVAGVAVGMWAQEYKSGKIWPEPRLVTPGDGTAPPSDAIVLFGGKDLSAWDGGDKWLVADGVATVKDTSIRTKQAFGDCQVHLEWAAPAEVKGEGQGRGNSGIFFMDKYEIQILDSYGNTTYFDGQAGALYKQWPPLVNACRKPGEWQTYDILFTTPRFDLDGKLLKPGAVTVLHNGVVVQNHAEILGSTAWHKPPEYEPHDPTGHISLQNHGNPVRYRNIWIREL; this is encoded by the coding sequence ATGTCTTTCGCGCGTCGTGCGTCGTTGGTGTTTGTTCTCTGCGCCGTGGCCGGCGTGGCTGTCGGCATGTGGGCCCAGGAATACAAGAGCGGCAAAATCTGGCCCGAGCCCCGGTTGGTGACGCCGGGCGATGGGACCGCGCCTCCGTCGGACGCTATTGTGCTGTTCGGCGGCAAGGACTTGTCAGCCTGGGACGGCGGCGACAAGTGGCTGGTCGCTGACGGCGTCGCCACCGTGAAGGACACCAGTATCCGCACCAAGCAAGCCTTTGGCGATTGCCAGGTCCACCTCGAATGGGCGGCCCCGGCCGAAGTGAAAGGCGAAGGGCAAGGGCGCGGCAACAGCGGCATCTTCTTTATGGACAAGTACGAGATTCAGATTCTCGACTCGTACGGAAACACGACCTACTTCGATGGCCAGGCCGGCGCGCTGTACAAGCAGTGGCCGCCGCTGGTCAACGCCTGTCGCAAGCCGGGCGAGTGGCAGACCTATGACATTTTGTTCACCACGCCGCGGTTCGACCTGGACGGCAAGTTGCTGAAGCCGGGCGCTGTCACCGTGCTGCACAACGGCGTGGTGGTGCAGAACCATGCCGAAATTCTGGGTTCGACCGCCTGGCACAAGCCCCCCGAGTACGAACCGCACGACCCGACGGGACACATCTCGCTGCAGAACCACGGCAACCCGGTACGATACCGAAATATCTGGATTCGCGAACTGTAG